A genomic window from Sandaracinaceae bacterium includes:
- a CDS encoding redoxin family protein: MHTLPLRSLLAFALCAMGLTAGCTSEPPTDAPDAFVPMDPDAAAPVGDAGAGMGSDAGAPDSGVDAGPPPAMCPPSGPYGPDAGDVAQELVLMDCDGVAHSLHSLCDREVTWIFELADWCPPCRSFARDDANRIYDRFVAEHGDAFAGWMIVSEDMGFDPADAADCAAIRERYGIHMPVLIDPTGAFQDQLDVASNEVHVVLTEGAVIDWKGHYAGDRVEGRIEGAFAR, encoded by the coding sequence TGCGCGATGGGCCTGACCGCGGGCTGCACCTCGGAGCCGCCGACCGACGCGCCCGACGCGTTCGTCCCCATGGATCCCGACGCGGCCGCGCCCGTCGGCGACGCGGGCGCCGGGATGGGGAGCGACGCCGGCGCGCCCGACTCCGGCGTGGACGCGGGCCCGCCGCCCGCGATGTGCCCGCCGAGCGGGCCCTACGGACCCGACGCGGGCGACGTCGCACAGGAGCTGGTCCTGATGGACTGCGACGGGGTCGCGCACTCGCTGCATTCGCTCTGCGACCGCGAGGTCACCTGGATCTTCGAGCTCGCCGACTGGTGCCCCCCGTGCCGATCCTTCGCGCGCGACGACGCCAACCGCATCTACGATCGCTTCGTCGCGGAGCACGGCGATGCCTTCGCGGGCTGGATGATCGTCAGCGAGGACATGGGCTTCGACCCGGCCGACGCCGCCGACTGCGCCGCGATCCGCGAGCGCTACGGCATCCACATGCCCGTCCTCATCGACCCGACCGGCGCCTTCCAGGACCAGCTCGACGTCGCCTCCAACGAGGTGCACGTCGTGCTGACAGAGGGCGCGGTCATCGACTGGAAGGGCCACTACGCGGGTGATCGAGTCGAAGGCCGCATCGAGGGCGCCTTCGCGCGCTGA
- a CDS encoding VWA domain-containing protein codes for MRRGMMGILMGAIALSASPALAQQTWIDGSPVQTRIRVGADGQTFVGVWIDAPDQTPARRARAPMAVSLVVDTSGSMAGDKIHNARMAAASLLESMADGDIVSIYGFSNQVTEFAPPTVVSAATRGQLMQRVNQLYAAGGTNLYGGMQAGISRMGQAPGSHPVRRVFLISDGHANIGPSDPHSLSNLAAGATEFGTQITGIGVGLSYDQTTLSAMVVRSSGRLYHLAQPQQMASILQEEMSLLSRSVAVNAYIEIIPAPGVRILEGATTGAVVENGRLRLPLGQVYAGQHREVLFRAQLDTQREGSRPLAQARLVYAQPGERGTQTQETLLRYHVTRDAGAAARSQAPAVAAMVANHEATTAQRRAAELMRAGQGQQAAAQLAQARTVLAAAAEEAPEAEGRALRQRAQRFEQAQERASGARSAPAQAAAAYDFADEAMAAEGY; via the coding sequence ATGCGACGAGGAATGATGGGCATCTTGATGGGGGCGATCGCGCTGAGCGCGAGCCCGGCGCTGGCGCAGCAGACGTGGATCGATGGCTCGCCGGTGCAGACCCGGATCCGGGTCGGCGCGGACGGCCAGACGTTCGTCGGGGTGTGGATCGACGCGCCCGATCAGACGCCGGCCCGACGCGCCCGCGCGCCGATGGCCGTCTCGCTCGTGGTCGACACCTCGGGCTCGATGGCGGGCGACAAGATCCACAACGCGCGCATGGCCGCCGCGAGCCTCCTCGAGAGCATGGCCGACGGGGACATCGTCTCGATCTACGGCTTCAGCAACCAGGTCACCGAGTTCGCGCCGCCCACGGTGGTGAGCGCGGCCACGCGCGGGCAGCTGATGCAGCGGGTGAACCAGCTCTACGCGGCCGGCGGCACCAACCTCTACGGCGGCATGCAGGCGGGCATCTCCCGCATGGGCCAGGCGCCCGGCAGTCACCCCGTGCGGCGCGTGTTCTTGATCAGCGACGGCCACGCCAACATCGGGCCCTCGGACCCGCACTCGCTGAGCAACCTGGCCGCGGGCGCGACCGAGTTCGGCACCCAGATCACCGGCATCGGCGTGGGGCTCAGCTACGACCAGACGACGCTCAGCGCGATGGTCGTGCGCAGCTCGGGCCGGCTCTACCACCTGGCGCAGCCGCAGCAGATGGCGAGCATCCTCCAGGAGGAGATGAGCCTGCTCTCGCGCAGCGTGGCCGTGAACGCCTACATCGAGATCATCCCGGCCCCGGGCGTGCGCATCCTCGAGGGCGCGACGACGGGCGCGGTGGTCGAGAACGGGCGGCTGCGGCTCCCGCTCGGCCAGGTCTACGCGGGCCAGCACCGCGAGGTGCTCTTCCGGGCGCAGCTCGACACGCAGCGCGAGGGCAGCCGGCCGCTCGCCCAGGCGCGCCTGGTCTACGCGCAGCCCGGGGAGCGCGGGACGCAGACCCAGGAGACGCTCTTGCGCTACCACGTCACCCGCGACGCCGGCGCGGCGGCCCGGAGCCAGGCCCCCGCGGTCGCGGCGATGGTCGCCAACCACGAGGCCACGACGGCGCAGCGGCGCGCGGCGGAGCTGATGCGGGCCGGTCAGGGTCAGCAGGCGGCGGCGCAGCTCGCCCAGGCCCGCACGGTGTTGGCCGCGGCGGCCGAGGAGGCCCCGGAGGCGGAGGGCCGCGCGCTGCGTCAGCGGGCCCAGCGCTTCGAGCAGGCCCAGGAGCGCGCCTCGGGAGCGCGCAGCGCGCCGGCCCAGGCGGCGGCGGCGTACGACTTCGCCGACGAAGCGATGGCGGCCGAAGGCTACTGA